A stretch of the Lactuca sativa cultivar Salinas chromosome 9, Lsat_Salinas_v11, whole genome shotgun sequence genome encodes the following:
- the LOC111886412 gene encoding peptidyl-prolyl cis-trans isomerase FKBP62 isoform X2, whose translation MEKKRVNGRWKFRKESRQTIHAIDYVSEEGRFRDYDEKVVKSLRVSCWLNVVACGLKLNDHKNAIILCSKVLDVEFYNVKALYRRAQDYMETYDYELTEVDIKKALEADPQNREVKSIHNILKQLEPESNKRDATLHTNMFA comes from the exons ATGGAAAA GAAAAGGGTCAATGGGAGATGGAAATTCAGGAAAGAATCGAGGCAGACCATTCAC GCAATAGATTATGTTAGTGAAGAAGGGCGGTTTAGGGATTATGATGAAAAGGTTGTGAAATCATTAAGAGTTTCATGCTGGTTGAATGTTGTTGCTTGTGGCCTCAAATTAAATGATCACAAAAATGCAATCATCTTATGCTCAAAG GTGTTGGATGTTGAGTTTTACAATGTGAAAGCTTTATACAGAAGGGCACAAGATTACATGGAAACTTATGATTATGAATTGACCGAAGTGGACATCAAGAAGGCCTTGGAAGCCGATCCACAAAACAG GGAGGTAAAGTCTATTCACAACATTTTAAAGCAACTTGAACCAGAGAGTAACAAAAGAGATGCTACacttcatacaaatatgtttGCCTAA
- the LOC111886412 gene encoding peptidyl-prolyl cis-trans isomerase FKBP62 isoform X3 — MEIQERIEADHSHYVSEEGRFRDYDEKVVKSLRVSCWLNVVACGLKLNDHKNAIILCSKVLDVEFYNVKALYRRAQDYMETYDYELTEVDIKKALEADPQNREVKSIHNILKQLEPESNKRDATLHTNMFA, encoded by the exons ATGGAAATTCAGGAAAGAATCGAGGCAGACCATTCAC ATTATGTTAGTGAAGAAGGGCGGTTTAGGGATTATGATGAAAAGGTTGTGAAATCATTAAGAGTTTCATGCTGGTTGAATGTTGTTGCTTGTGGCCTCAAATTAAATGATCACAAAAATGCAATCATCTTATGCTCAAAG GTGTTGGATGTTGAGTTTTACAATGTGAAAGCTTTATACAGAAGGGCACAAGATTACATGGAAACTTATGATTATGAATTGACCGAAGTGGACATCAAGAAGGCCTTGGAAGCCGATCCACAAAACAG GGAGGTAAAGTCTATTCACAACATTTTAAAGCAACTTGAACCAGAGAGTAACAAAAGAGATGCTACacttcatacaaatatgtttGCCTAA
- the LOC111886412 gene encoding peptidyl-prolyl cis-trans isomerase FKBP62 isoform X1, translating into MIYGKEKGQWEMEIQERIEADHSHYVSEEGRFRDYDEKVVKSLRVSCWLNVVACGLKLNDHKNAIILCSKVLDVEFYNVKALYRRAQDYMETYDYELTEVDIKKALEADPQNREVKSIHNILKQLEPESNKRDATLHTNMFA; encoded by the exons ATGATCTATGGAAAA GAAAAGGGTCAATGGGAGATGGAAATTCAGGAAAGAATCGAGGCAGACCATTCAC ATTATGTTAGTGAAGAAGGGCGGTTTAGGGATTATGATGAAAAGGTTGTGAAATCATTAAGAGTTTCATGCTGGTTGAATGTTGTTGCTTGTGGCCTCAAATTAAATGATCACAAAAATGCAATCATCTTATGCTCAAAG GTGTTGGATGTTGAGTTTTACAATGTGAAAGCTTTATACAGAAGGGCACAAGATTACATGGAAACTTATGATTATGAATTGACCGAAGTGGACATCAAGAAGGCCTTGGAAGCCGATCCACAAAACAG GGAGGTAAAGTCTATTCACAACATTTTAAAGCAACTTGAACCAGAGAGTAACAAAAGAGATGCTACacttcatacaaatatgtttGCCTAA